The genomic interval CTTTCACCCATGATGCTGTGATCCATTGACAAACTCCTCCAAACTCCACCAAAGCTGAAAAAAGcaaataaagatataaaatattaatttaaattaaaaactgaaataaaatgaaactaaaaacaagataaaacacgttaaaataatgacaaaatgtgtCAAAAGCAACAATTTGAGctctttcaaaaaatttaaactgttttCAAAGAAAATATTCGTCGATCTCCTCATAAAATAAAGTCTTCTGTCAGAAAATCTCTGGTCTCCTTGAAGAATCGCACTTTCAGCACAGAAATCTCTCAGTTCGCCTCGTCTCTCAATCAACTGATAGCGGCGGGGTTCAGTGTTTAAATATCGAATCAAATCATAACACGCGTTGCTATAGCAACCACAACTTAAATCTCGAATATGAATCACGTGAGCAGAACAAAGCAACGCATCTCATCTCGACATATAAGTAGAATTAAAGATAGCTCAATTTAAGTTATtaaccaaaaatatttatttaaaatgcattggaactaatatttaaaaatagacgGTGAGCAATAATGAGCagaattaatttaacaaaattaactGACTGAATTTTTGTTAATTTGTCGTCTTTTTAggaattattttcattaatattatgttaaaatTATGCAGGTATTTTCTATtggacaaaaacaacaacaacgacctAAATAAAGTCTATGCGTATTCAGGTCACATGACCCTTCATAATGCCTAATGTCAAGAATGACCATTTCAACACGAATCGGTgcaataaataacatataatatcACAAATAATGACATAAACGTGCTTTGAAAAAATTAATCCAGTTGCTCTGAGTGCGGTTTGTGATTACTGTAACCACGTGAATGAAGAAACGTGTTGAGTATCATTGTAAGTTACTGATATTTCTATCTGAACAATTTACTATCATTTCAAACTGTGGATTTATATTATTTCCATTTTTTGTCACAGCCATAGGCTAATCAAAGAGCAAGGAATCTATATAGATAATAGCTCTTTGGGATAATTGAACAGATTAAAGAGCCATTTACGTCAAAGAGAGTTTGATATTTTTTGTCTAATATAGAGTCACTAGCTTATTCAACAATAAccgttttgtaaataaaataataatttcaagaattataaattattcatttaaattggtattatttattactatttatatgTTGTTGAGATGAGGTGTTGCTTTGTTCTGCTCACGTGATTCATATTCGCGATTCAAGTTGTGGTTGCTATAGCAACGCGTGTTATGATTTGACTCGATATATAAACACTGAACCCCACCGCTATCAGTTGATTGAGAGACGAGGCGAACTGAGAGATTTCTGTGCTGAAAGTGCGATTCTTCAAGGAGACCAGAGATTTTCTGACAGAAGACTTTATTTTATGAGGAGATCGACGAATATTTTCTTTGaaaacagtttaaattttttgaaagagCTCAAATTGTTGCTTTTGacacattttgtcattattttaacgtgttttatcttgtttttagtttaattttatttcagtttttaatttaaattgatattttatatctttatttgCTTTTTTCAGCTTTGGTGGAGTTTGGAGGAGTTTGTCAATGGATCACAGCATCATGGGTGAAAGACGAGGTGAGTGTTTAACTTTATGATGTGTTTATTATAATATCATATTTGGATAAATTAATGCAAATCAACTAGTGCAAATGAATCCATTTCATCCCATCTGTCCCCActataaatgatcaaatatgttttatttcttgtaAATGCATCTACTgacattgattattattatttgtcaaatGTGAAATATTGTAGCCTCAGGCCGCTCCAGATCCAGGAGTGCTGCTTTCACCCAAGCAGCTGTTCAGGACGTCTGCACACATGAGGGTGATGGTGAAACCCGGACCGTGAGCCGAGAGCTTCCTGGATTTGTGGCACCTCTGCCTTCCCTGTTGGCCGAGTCTGTGTCTGCAGATCAGGGTAACAGGAAGAGGAAGTGGCAGAGCGGCAGCCAGCAAATGCCCGAACATGAGCATCCATCCACCTCATCTAGGAGCTCAGCCAAACGTTCTCGCAGAGGTCAGAACGGCCTCATATTCCAGACCTTATCAGATCTAACATCATTGTACAGTTTTGCTATTGTAGCACGTTTTCTCTTTAAGACATTTCTCCTGCTCTTCTGTGTTGCAGATGAGTATGTGAAAGGCCCACTGCTGGGACGAGGTGGATTCGGCTCTGTGTTTTCTGGGATCCGCAGGTCTGACGGACTGCCAGTAAGACGTTTTCTCCACTCTTCATTCAATCAGCCTGATATCAGTGAGTGTGATGTGTGATGATCAGGCAGGTGTGATTAACTGTGCTTTATCTGTCTACAGGTGGCCATCAAATATGTGTCTAAAGACCAGACGGACAGGAGACTGAGAGTTGTGAGTTCAGTGTGAAGCGGTTGTTGTGTTTGATTCAGTTCTGGAGATAACGGTGTGTTTGTCCTGCAGGATGGTCAGGGTCGGCTGCCTCTGGAGGTGGCACTGATGACCCGCGTCACTTCAGCTCCTGCCTGCCCCAATGTCCTGCAGCTGCTGGACTGGTTTGACCATCCCAGACGATACGTCCTGATCCTGGAGCGGCCGTCTCCTTGCCAGGATCTCCAGAGCTTCTGTGAGGAGAACGGCTGTCTGGACGAGCGTCTGGCCAAGAGAGTGCTGGTGCAGCTGATCGCGGCGCTGAAACACTGCGAGAGCCGCCGCGTCCTGCACCGGGACGTCAAGCCGGAGAATCTGCTGATCTCCACAGAGTCCCAGGACATCAAGCTGCTGGACTTTGGCTGTGGAGATCTGCTGAAGCGCTCGGCCTACAAATACTTCTCAGGTGGGTTTGTGTTGTAGAAGGAAACTGTGTGATTGAACTGGATGATCCACTAAAGGGAATTAGTTTGTACTGGAGAGTTTTGAGCAGGTGTTTGTGTTCTCCTTGTGTCTTTCAGGCACTCTTGAATACGCTCCACCTGAGTGGTTCCACAGACAGCACTATCATGCGGCTCCAGCTACAGTCTGGTCAGTAGGAGTGACCCTCTTCAACATCCTGTGCGACTGTTTCCCCTTCAGAGGCGCACGGAGGGTCACGTCCAGAAGCAGACTGCACTTCCCCAGAAAGCTGTCCACAGGTAAGAGACTCACTGAGAGATGAACATCATGTGGCGAGCTATTAGAACTGTGTTGCTCTGTGTTTCTGAAGACGGTGTTGTGTGTAACAGAGTGCCGTCAGCTGATTCGCTGGTGTCTCAGTCCAGCGGCGGCTGATCGGCCCAGTTTGGATGATATTGAGAGCCATCCCTGGTTACAGTGAACAGGTGGCCAGTGACATGACACTTATCTGAATGACAGCAGTCATGGCTGGGGTTGTATTGTTGGGGTCAGTCTGGATTAATGCTGTGAATGATTTGTATAGGGGTGAGCAGGAGTGACACAGGAAGTGCAGAGAAGCTAAAAGCAGAACCCAGACAGCCACAGATCAGCTCCATCAGCTCAATGTGGAGATTTTACATGATAATAAATAAAGCTTAGTGGTCAATTCAGTCCagtgcagtggtgtagtcctaaaaaaaagatgatgtactattacccacccaaccctaattttaaaaaataagttaacatAAGTTACCTGTAACttactattgacttccacagaaggaAAAAGAAATGctatgcaagtcagtggttacaggtttccagctttatcagaaataaaacagacaaagcggtttagaacaagtaaaggttgagtaaatgatgctatatatatatatgtatatatatatatatatgtatatatatatatatatatatatatatatatatatatacaccgctatatatatatatatatatatatatatatatatatatatatatatatatatatatatatacacatatatatatatacacacacacatacatatatatatatatatatatatatatatatatatatatatatatatatatataattattagaccccctttgaattttattttcttttttacgtatttcccaaattatgggtaacaaagcaaggaaatttttacacatatctgataatattttttcttctggagaaagtcttttattttggctagaataaaagcagtttttaataaaaaaataaattaattaaggtcacaattatttgccccattaagctatatttattttgatagtctacagaacaaaccatcgttatacaataacttgcctaattaccctaacctgctagttaacctaattaacctagttaagcctttaaatgtcactttaagctgtatagaagtgtcttgaaaaatatctagcaaagataaaataaatcagttaatagaaattagttaataaaattatcatgtttagaaatatgttgaaaaaaatcttctccatttaaaaaaaaacgggggaaaaaataagcaggggggctaataattgtccGAATATAAAAGTCACTTTCAGTCGAGAAATGTCAAATATAATAAATCTGAATAAGTGGTGATGTTGACCAATCTAAGCTTTTTATTATGGTCAACCATTTACACATCCATAAATCtggaattaaatgtaaattatgagTTATGTGGAGGTAAATTTCCTTTTTTGtttgatcattttaaatgtatagctGTTTATAGGTCACCTCAAATAGGTTTATAATACTTTGTGCAAAACTGATATTATAGtgatgttaaattaaaaataaaattggcaTCAGTCTCAGGACAGCTCCACACATCACCACTAGATGCCGCCACTCACTTTTGCAGTGTTCACGTGTCTGTATCAATCCATGTGTAAGAAAGAATTTTGATGTCTTTTTGTCTTTAGTCCAATAAACTACTAATCAGTCACTGTTtcaagtaggggtgtcaaaatcaattgtttcttcgatgcaccgtgatgcagacatGAACAATTCGTTATTGGCTCATTAATAGATCAtcaccggttattatgtactgttattttaAGCAAGTTTTCTCCATGGCATCTATCACAGGTCAGCTGTGATAGCTGCGCATTGTGCATTTCATTACGCGCATACAGACTGTTACCGTGCATTTTTTAGTCTGCGTCACCCATCTGTGAACACCACTGACAGTTAttagggggtcacacaccagaagcaccgCTCGGCGGCGCGtagcaatgttagatttttaaaGACATTACCCAGAACAAGTTAGGGATAAAATACATCCTGGAGAttgtttttgcaaaataaagcctgacaggcttaTCGGCAGTATAAGTCtcgggctttattctgtgaaaactatggctgcacgatattggaaaaatctaacattgcgatattttttttattctgtgattgtatattgcgatataaatacaatttcactagatgtgtttaataaatatttggaaagaatttataatcgTCAAACTGTTGAattgtattcaggtatacagcaACATgatgtccgcggggtcttaaaaagtattaaaagttgataaatgaatgtagagaaatttaaggtccttaaaaagtattaaaatgtttgaaatgctCTTTTGCAAGGAgttaaatttgatataatttttaattatgcaatgtatggttgtatgctaaagtttgcctgaattaaatctgtgaatatcaggatgctgtgtagtttatgaaatcaatcaaATCTTGCTAGAtatgacatcatgctgctttgtttactgaagTAACCAAGACAACACccttatttctgcagttctataggcgccaacctgctgaattagctagatttaatcgatttatattcagtatatgaataatgtttttgaTTACTTTCTTACATTTATACTTAAATAAATtgcaagttaaaatctcgccagtgatccggttgaaacctaaagtggttttaaagtcttaaaaatctacttttcaagctgttttgacagacatgtatgtatagtgtattgaccgtcatattggggtgatataaacacacccagtcctttttttttttcaatttaacaacataaaaacggtggaccaattggagcggttttcagagcaaccgcaacttgacgtaggagtgctgtccccccgcccaccaatattgattgacaggcgcgcatcaccatatcctcagtttgttgattcacgtccgccattttcagcatgtgagtcaaagcgatgtcattaaaggaacacccttgctctatttttagatgtaaggctcattgggctcaacacaagatcaatattctccacatgatcgctctaatcggaattattttTTGCAACTTTAGGTGCGTTTGCAAACATGTATACTTACTTTTCATTgtgtctaccttaaacttcagccattTGGATTTCTCGTGGTcgtagaagctccctgtcatcttaactaggtgcagctggaaagtgcgagcgcgtctctccattggaaataaaataacaaatttgtctgcatttcagaattctaaacataggtttctatcagggcacACACAACGGCACTTCAAGTTGGCGGctgtcggcggctgtccgcagcgcccagccacgattcgggacacttcatgtttctgccgtgccacagagcgccatctaaaaagcttcattttaaataacatctgaatgtgcgtgtctggtgtgccgtgtcacagctacgagcggcgcatccggtgccttagtcaaagttaattcagtgggCATGGTTATTaatctcggtgtacaagctcggaactttaaactagcacacagtaggctgtaaaactatacaaagacacaaatgatttcgtactctctgcttggtctgtgtccgactcgtacatgtacggctgaatgctggtcctctcactgtctgcctgtctgttgccaaacagtgcgggggagctcttggctccgccccttgttacgttgggcgggaagtcaaaactaattttgatgtgaagcaacacacccctaaaacagcaagctgtgtacacgcccccaaaatctgaactgtgttttgaactgaacctaaactggcacactcagaagaaccataatattaatattaaatcataaaaaaggggtaaactatgtgccctttaaagtgtatCAAAAGAGTCTTACAAAAGGtgttaaaaggtattgaatttcaccctctgattcctgtatatactctgagtaattgaataatcaaatgtaaagtaataccacatagtctttgttttaaaaacaattcaataGAATTTATCAATAATTtgtccaagtaaaaaaaaaagtccaatttCTTTCgcttgaatgcttttaaaaccctcacacactTACAAGCCTCAAAATACACATGGGAAATGATCAATtaaaatccagactcaacatgGCATATActcgtgatgtgactattgcgaatgtttCCATTACAATATCggtgctgaaacgatatattgtgcagccctagtgaatACAACCATCATGggtgtactttatcccacttattacattACACACAACATTGTTCTAAGCcttaatttattatttctttcataaaacacaaagctgacaaaacCAAAACCGGATGGATGGACCTTAAGataacctgtgcattatttagTCACCAGGTGGCGCCAAACAGTAAAAAACACAAAGCTGTCAGAAAAGAGAACGGTTGAATGAAGCATATACTAacctatttattattcattcacaagaagacaccaaacagtcaaaataaGCAGTGTGACAGACAGGCAGCAACATTTGGATGTACTGTAGATGTAATATGCATGTGAATGTATTCACTGGCGGCTGAGTTGATTCAAAGTTCCCGGATGATTCTAtgttattcagcggttgttatctgtgAATAACATATCTTGGAATGGAATAAATCAGAAAATAGTATCccagacagccgtgtattaaTGGTATTTAATGCACTGCTTCTTGTCTGATGAGAAGCCTACTTAATATTGCATCTCAATAGGGCtttgaagatcattgattttaaacaaacatggcgagtttataatggcatgacagttcaccagaagcatcTGAGCTGGATTTTTCAAGATTAAAACTTCCATTGAATAAGTAAATATTGAAGAAATTAGTCCCAAAAAAGATGATAATGGTGTGAATACTGAGTCTCTTACCAAGAACAAAGTCTCCACCTTCGCCACGGCTCTCCGCAGCAGGGTGCCCAGGTGATCTCCAACCCCGGCTAACAGTATCCCAAACATGGGGATCCCCACCAGAGCGTAAAATATACAGAACAACTGACCACCTTTGGTCTTGGGTGAGATGTTTCCAAAACCTGGAAAAGAGGTGAACGTGTGAAATAAAGCCGGAATACAGTGAAATGCTGATTTGAAAACTGTGTTCATCTCACcgatggtggtgatgatggtgCCACAGAAGAAGAAAGCATTGGATGGATCCCATCTGCTGGTGTAATTTGATGTGCTTCTGGCATCCACACCTGCTTCAATGGCATCAACCACTTTCTAAAGAGAAAAGATGATTTATCAAGCATGCCACTAAATGTATACAGAGAATGGAGGAACTTTAGAGAATACAGAataactaatgtgtgtgtgtgttttaataacTGGTTTgaacactttaaaaatataaaaacgaaACCTAATTCCAACTAAAACCatctaatagggtatatgcccaagtatgctaataggacttttaatttgccagtaacctgggttaagcgtttccggtgaattgtatgccaatgcaaaatcggcatgtttaaagtctgtttttcttaaaaaatcagcgatctccactggctaagtgatatccgatataaagtgggtctcagattgtacaagaagcactgcattaaataacacttttccctgccatgtctttataatatgagcatttattttaccccagtatattcaatggagcttctgcgctagtctgcagattctgacaggcgcgtgcgagtaaacggctttttgtctcgttttatgcttaagcaactaaatgaatgcctaagtctgtttaactgatggtcttttaattacattacaacattgatgctgtaaaaggaatcgtttaaaatggaaaaaaaactcacaataacaggtcaccggaagtttatcagtatggtaAACagactagctcggcatataccctatcaATGTGTGCTTCTagcaaaatgcttttattttgtatataaacacaaagacaaaaaaagtggaagacaaaatttgtattttaattctttaacctcttaaggccaaAGGTGTTTTTAActggcattttttatttctcttagcTATTTAGGCTTATTggagtatcatcttttgatatgatgtacttttagagaaaaatgatgtccatatatgtggactcgtggtccgaatttccaTAAAACAATTTTTCctgattgtttttttaatgcattaataacacatacatatttttttgaacatgttttgactatcagagagtaaaaacaaaattttttgcccaattttggacagttaaaaagtgtttgggacatttcatatgctgcaaaacactgacactgtatgtctgtaacaaaatataaaacattcaaagtattttaaatagccacttaagagctaaaatgtgatgtccatgtatgtggacactcaagccctatagGAGGTTAAATATTTTcgaagtgatgtttaacaaactaaggacaatttagcagtattttctaatatttttttttctcctggagaaagatttttttttaatattaagtttgGAGGAAATAAAATTAGTTTGGATgagttttttaatgattttaaggtcaatattattcgattttttttaagcctgtaaatgtcactttaagctgaatactggtatcttgcaaaataactagtaaaatcaTTATGaagtcattatggcaaagataaaagaaatccgttattagaaatagtttattaaaacttttatgacagcaattgggaaatattttaaaaagaatgaaaatttcaCAGGACAGATCATAATTTTGTcttgataaatgataaatataagattaaacattttgaaatgttGCCTTgggaattataaaataaatacaaaatttaaataaaaacataaaatgtaacattttacaatttaaaaatttttttttttttaaatgtgtttagctCAAGTCTTATAATTAGGGCTAGACGGAAtttgcggacgttttttgctatttctgcagagaattttagtaaaaatctgcagatttctgcataattattttgggagtatcataactaaaacaataataatatgtgaaataaaaaaataatatctttttaacttttatttaatgtttaaaatgcaaatccaattagattcactttatttggtaaacaaagcaagtctgtcatataatatctct from Danio aesculapii chromosome 14, fDanAes4.1, whole genome shotgun sequence carries:
- the LOC130240583 gene encoding serine/threonine-protein kinase pim-1-like; translated protein: MALLVKSRGRSRSRSAAFTQAAVQDVCTHEGDGETRTVSRELPGFVAPLPSLLAESVSADQGNRKRKWQSGSQQMPEHEHPSTSSRSSAKRSRRDEYVKGPLLGRGGFGSVFSGIRRSDGLPVAIKYVSKDQTDRRLRVDGQGRLPLEVALMTRVTSAPACPNVLQLLDWFDHPRRYVLILERPSPCQDLQSFCEENGCLDERLAKRVLVQLIAALKHCESRRVLHRDVKPENLLISTESQDIKLLDFGCGDLLKRSAYKYFSGTLEYAPPEWFHRQHYHAAPATVWSVGVTLFNILCDCFPFRGARRVTSRSRLHFPRKLSTECRQLIRWCLSPAAADRPSLDDIESHPWLQ